Within the Anguilla rostrata isolate EN2019 chromosome 6, ASM1855537v3, whole genome shotgun sequence genome, the region atcttggtctcatcagtccataaaactttgttccagaacttttgtggctcatctctgtacttctttgcaaattgtaatctcgtcttccgattcttactactgatgagtggtttgcatcttgtggtatagcctctatattgctgctctctaagtcttcttcgaacagttgattgagataccttcacccctgtcctgtggagattgtttgtgatgtcactgactgatgttttgaggtttttcttcacagctttcacaatgtttcatcaactgctgttgtttttcttggtcgacctgttcgatatctgttgctcagtacgccagcggtttctttctttttcaggacattccaggttgtcgtacaagctatccctaatgcttgtgcaatggctctgatcgatttcccctcttttctaagcttgcttttctcccaaagacagctctctggtcttcatgttagtttatttttataacacaaatgcagttttcacaggcaaaacccaaggctaaaaccaagagtagacattcagaactatttattgtttaaccaatcaatctaacaggacacatctgggcaacaagaaacacctgtcagtcacatgttccaatacttttgctcacctaaaaattgggttgtctggtacaaaaggtgatatgttctaagttgtttaacaaatctagataaaaataccaggaaataaaagctgaaattcggatctgtcatctcatgtacatcttttgacctcaaactcaattgtcttcagtgtatagcaaaaacaaaggaattgaccttgctgttccaatacttttggaggggactgtatatgatgtaaaatgagggggaaaatgTGACCATACTAGGCTCATTTGAGTGTTTTGTTAGATATTtgcacttttattattattattagtagtagtagtagtagtagtagtagcagtagtagtagcagcagcagcagcagtagtagtagtagtagtagtagtagtagtagcagcagcagtcgCAGCAGTACTAGCATTGAGTCAGTCAAAGTAAATCAGTTTGTGTTATTGATTATAAAGTTTAAATTGTGATCTTGCTGATAGCCTTTGTGTGAGTTTTGCATTCTAATGAAGCCACAGGCAGGTCTTCGTGGTTAATTTCAGATAAATGCATTCATCACTTGGCAGATCACTGTGATGGATGCCAGAGGATTCAACCAAATATAATGACACATAAACATTAATAGAACATAGATCAGAGATGTCTGCTGTACTATACAAATGAACCATTGCCTTCCCAGACCTGTATGAGTCCAGTATCTGACAGCTTAATAGATCTATTTAATGTGTCATTATTTAACACAGCTGTCCTATATCAGTTAGAAATCCTACATACAGACAGTGTGCCCCATGGCCAGGGTGGGCAATCATAGGCTGTATAGGACTCTCTGTTCAGAGTAAGAAATTATGTAACATGCTCAACTCATTGCCATGAACTCAAACCCATTTGTCACCCCATAGCACCCACCAAGTAGCACACACTGTCAGAAAATTTTCCTTTCCCTCTTTAACAACTCTTTGACAACTACCGTCATTTTAGACATTTGGACTGTAAATATTGACCATGTGAATATTTACCTTACTTTTTTGTGGAAGGAGATTCTCATTCCTGCGAACATCCACAATTTCCCCTCTGACCTGCTGAAGGGGACACAGATATTTTCCCGGAAATGTTTTCCGTATGTCTTGCCTTAAATGTGTGTTGTCAAAGAACGGATGTATATGTGACACATGGGGTCAGAACCTTTTAACGGCTTTCTCAATTCCCCTGCCGGGAACTGAGTTGAATAttgattttgtcaaaaagtatttttgggGGCTTCTAGGTAGCCCATTCTGTTAAGGTGCTGTTCGAGTGCATGGACAGTCCCAAACTCTGGAATGatccagtgctgactgtggccactTGCAGTATTACGAGGGCATGCTTTTCAAAGAGGCATGACACTATATTGtcacttaaaattttttttgctgtcctgctgacttatttataaaacatttgacCAACCACAAAAATTAGACCAGCTTCCAAAGCAGGCTATGGCATGATATACTACTCATGGATATTCTGTAGTTTCATAAATTTTAGTTAAAATTCCATGCAGCCTACTTCCTCCCATTTCTTTATGTTGCAGGACTAATCTAGACTAATCGAGAAAATTcgtaaataatatttcaaatgtattttattgagcAAAACGTTAATCACATTTGTTTAATCGTGGAAGAAGACATTTAATAGCATTTCGCAGTTTTTATTGGTGCACTCATTATATACCGTTCATTGTATGTTAGCAAGTCAGTTCAAAAGAAATACCAGGGCTCATTTCACTCACAACCAGTAGTAGGAGACAAAGTTCCTTTTAATTTCAATGGAGCTTGACATTGGTTTTAAACCGGTAGTGGATGTATGACGTATTTAATGCCCGACAGATAcatgtgtagttgtgtgtgagCCGGGTTGTTAGGAGTAGGATTACTGAAAGCACTTTACTGTCCAGTGATGGCTGGATTTTGGTAACGTTTTGTGTGGTTATTGGTATGTCACTTGGTTGTAGACGGGAGAGGAATATACTCGCTTGACGCATAGGCTATTGTCATTTGTTGTTGTGtgctgaaggttttttttattcagtaaggAAATGATGTATGTGATGCAGTAgttttctaatgttttttttttttagataacaTAAGCTAGCTAACATACCTTCCCGATTTACTTTTATGCACGAAACTAATCCTTGATTCTTTTATACCAGATGTGATTTTGAAGTGGTAACGGTAGCTATAGGCTACATTAGCTTGACAGATACGCTTTTGAATGTGATCAGAAACGCGTAGCTTGCTCTATTTTTACAGATCTGGGGTCGTGACGGGCCAATCTAatgtaaaatggctgcaaaaatcTTCGGCAATGAGGACCAATAGTTTCGCCAGGCTTCACCGCAACCGTTTTTGGTTGCAGGCACGTGGAATGTTATTCTCTAAATACCGGTCTTTGAGTCATATCAGACGAAAAGGAATCCTCTCTCACGTACATAAGACACGGCGGACTAATTTTCGGCTAAAGAAATTGTCTAGAACTAGAGTCAAGCCTCAGGGGTCTGCTCAAGTCGCAGGCCACCTGGGTGCTGAGGTGGTTAAGCATGACATAACGGAAGGACAATCACCCGGCTGCCCACTAAAGACAGACAACCCAGAGGAGGTTCATTCAGCAGATATGTCTGCAGCCATCTCAGGCTGTCCAGTTGTATTATCCGAGGAGTCTGCAGTACATGCTCCACCCCTGGAGCTGTCCAGCATCCACCTTTCCTTGAATGTCATTGGCCAGACTGTGGACAATGTTCACCCAAGCTGTGCTTCACCAGAGGAGGCAGGTCAGAGGACCAAGCAGACAGCAGACTGCAGAAGTGTAAAACGGTCTCTGTCAAAGAAGAGCTCAAGGCTATCCAGGAATGGCAGAAGAAGAGGTCTGCCTCTGTTGAAGTGGCACAGGAGATTGTCAAGGTTTGACTTCCAGTTCTGTCGGTACGGAGTCGAGAGCTCTTGGTTTGGCCACTGCAGGAAGGGTAGAAAATCCAGAAACATTCCCCACATTTCAAACCTTAGAGACAACTCCCAAAAAGCAAAGGTGCTTCCCTACTTGTCCAGCCCAAACACAGAGCCCAAGGACTTAATCAGGGAAGGCAGTGGCAATGATCTAAAGAAACTTGGGAAGATCGAGCGTGTGCCAGAAGAGGGTGGGTCAGAGCCAGCAGAGGGAACTCTGGCGCAAAACCAGTCTGCCCTCAGCGTGTGGTCGTCAGGGCTGGAGGCTGTCTGTGGGCCTGCCGGAGGAAATAAGCACACGTCCATGTCCTGTGACAGCAGTGGCCCAAAAACTCAACCACAGCTGGACAAACCTGAGGGGCCCGAAATATCCAGGGTGGACCATAGTCACAGTTCTGGAATTAGTGGTCTAGAAATAGACAAACAGACTCTACCTGCCAGCAGCCCTCCAGCTGGTGATGGTGAGGACAAGGAGGCAGCATTACCCCCACCTTGCCTGGTACAGGGCAGCGGGCCCCTTCGGGACCACCGCTACTGCAGGACCACAGTAGGGGCCCCCAactctgttacacacagcaaGAACCTACGCACTAAGGAGGTGGCGGGCACTAGCAGCCAGCTGTTATCCAAACAGGTCACCAATGAAGCGATAAAAGAACTCATTCACGGTAGATGTTTTctgcaaaacattttcccaGAGCAGTAGTAGCTGTATAGTTCTTGAAAATTATTGAATACTGGAAATCTGCATCCAGCAAAGTCATAAAAGTGATCATATAGGTCACTGTCCCTGGAAAAATCATATAAATTGGGCCAATATGCCACATTTTTGCTAACTAGGCTGATTACTATCTATTCTTGCAATATCTGTGTGTTGATAATACTAGCAAATCTGACAGCTCACTGAAGAGTGAAGTGTATGTCTTTGTGGAcacaaaatactttaaaatatttatacaaaaaattCTTAAAACTTACTTTTAGCCTTATATTGTAATTGCGAGGTaatggaatatttttaaaatgttatacaaGTCCCTGATAAGCATATACATTTAAGAAAAGAGAGTTATTGGTAATCTTTTGTCTATCTGTCCTGTCTTCACAGAGTATCTTAAGCACTTTTATGGGAAGCATGGCAGCTTCATACCTTTGAGTAAGAGTGATGTACTGAAGCACCTTAACAATAAGCTCAACACAGACCTCAAGGACAGGTAACTTGGTCTTTTGGGCTGGTGTAACTGTGTGATGATTCTCTCTAGATCTAAAGTGGCCTAGGTGTTGAAATTATATACTTTATTCACAAGTGTTAGACTAGTTCCTGATATTGTACGTTGATAAACTGCCTACACCATGTACTCATACtttctttttcctgttcttctttccttttctgcATCAGAAAGTCTTTAATCTATACAGAACTGACTAAATACCAAGCTGTTTTAGCCAGCTCTCCAATGCGCTGTTTCAAAGTGGTCTACAACAAGCACATGCTGACCCTGGAGGACCTTTCTACACTGGACAACCAGAACTGGGTCAATGATCAGGTTGACCTTCAAGAGCCATCTTCATaccttaataaaataaaataaaaaaatagtctCAGGATCTGATAACTAAATTCTTGTCTGTCTTTATGATGcttaaagatatatatatatacatatataaattccagtttaatattttgtttttatttgcaccAACACAAGTTAACTACACTAACTAAGAAACCTTAAAATACAAAGGAGATGTGAATGGTATAATAGCagttttttattggtttattttatgaGGTCctaattaatttatgttttatgacTCTTTAGGTTATAAACATGTATGGGGAATTAATCGAGGAGGCTGTCAATCACAAGGTCTGTTGACCATACAGTTCTGCATGCCTTTTCAAACTGCCATCGCCATCTGAACCCGTACTGTGAGAAAGAAAAGTGATAGTCGTTGATGCAGTCTTCAGCCGTCAGAGGCAGCTACTGAGGCATTTTTTTTGGCTAGTTGGCATTGATTATGCCAACTCATGCAACTCTTCATATAATGCTTGGCAGTGGAGGTTTGAGAAATAGCATCTGAGTGTGTCTCTGCTTTCTTTTATAGGTCCATTTCTTCAACAGTTTCTTTCACAGACAGCTGGTAACCAAGGGGTACGAAGGGGTCAAGAGGTGGACCAAAAAGGTAATGTCATTAAAGGTCATCTCTTGCATTGCTGAACAAAGAGCCAGATTGATGGATTTGGTGAGGTGAGGTGCAGACCAGTTATATACTTGAAATACTTTGCAAATGCTGGtgaaattgtaattttttgtaAGACAATGTTGAAGAGTAATGAGAATCTCTAAGAATTCTGAAACAGAAGAATGTTCAGCAAAACGTGTAACTAAAACATACACTTGtatgaaaaatactttttctctAAATATTGTGTAAGTTATATGCTGGAACGTTTCTAGTATTTGAAGGGTGTaggtatttaaaataattatataacaCAGGTCTGTTGAAGTGTTCATAAAGATGGAATACAGTTtcagaaatccaaaaaaatcacaatagaCAGAGTATTGATGAGTTGATAAAGATGGTACATAGTTTCAGAAATCCAAAAAATCACAATAGACAGAGTATTGGTGCCAAGTCCTGTGTAGAGATATAAAGTGCGGTGTCTTGCTAATAGAGTCTGCATGGGAACATTTTCAtgggcttttttattttgggtccTGTCTATTGCATGTTTGAATAATTTTGGATTTGCAGGTGGATCTCTTCACCAAAAAACTGCTGCTGATTCCCATTCACCTAGAGATCCACTGGTCTCTGATCACTGTGGACATTGCCACCCGGAACGTCTATTTCTACGACTCTCAAGGCATTGTGTTCAGGCATGCTATTGAGGTAACTGACAAGCCTACAGCCTAGCCCGTCCCAAACCACAGAAACATATTATATTTCTTTAGAACACTTCTTCACATCATTTAGGtttaaattaatcattaaaGACTGTTATCATGCTACTGTGGTGTCAGAATAGTTACTTTGATGCGAACATGTAATGGCACTGGCCTCTCTCACCTTCAAGGAATTCTGGACTGTtccagttatatatatatatatatatatatatatatatatatatagatccTATAATGTAAAAAGTACAATACTGTAACTGCTTTCACGTTGCCGTGTCCTAGTAAGCTTAAAAGGTGGTTTACACGTTTTTCTCTCACCCTTTTACCACAGAACATCTTAAAGTACATTATGGCTGAAGCGAAAGAAAAGGAGCAGATGGTTTATCAGAAAGGCTGGAAGATGATCATTAACAAGGTAAAGTAAGGTCGACTGTAATGCGCTAAAAACTCACTGCACATGAACTGACTTAATTAAAAGTAAATGGCTTGAATGCGGAGCAGACTTCACAGGTGGCCAGTTCGACCATTAACCATTTCAAAAATGCTATGAATCTTCCATTTTCATTCCCTCATACCTTGATTAAAAGTAGATGCATTTAGAGTTGTGCTGTGCGGCACATTCCCAAGTTGCTTATCTGTTTTTGCATGGCTCAGGTAGCAGTCTTATGCATACATCCTTCTTGAGCATATCCAACTCATTGATGCatatttgattttctttcttgGACAATGTTATAGCACTTTTACCACATGCTTTTTAAATAGCATCCATGCGGGATTCCTTTTTTCCACTGCCATATTTCCATTGACCAATAGCTGTATTAATGGCTTCATTACATTATACTTGAAATCATGCCGAACATTTTTTCAAACGCTAGTTTTTATCTTCGCtaacagtttggcaagttcatcAACCACCATTAGTGACTtgataaaaacatgtttaatttaaagGATCCAGGCCatcatgttttcatgttttcctgttttcctccaACAGAGGATACCACAGCAGAGGAACGACAATGACTGTGGGGTCTTTGTTTTGGAGGTAAAATCCATCAGTACCTTTGTGTTGATTCTGCAGATTAGTCAGTCGGTTGGGCTTCCTCAGTTTAGCAATTGAAGCTTCTGCATGCTATCAATCATTGAAAAAGTGGACTGCCAAACAAAATCTttagtttaaatgaaaaatgcaggCAGAGTGAAGCTTTGTGAGCCTTGTAATGAGTACAGCACTATGTATTTGTCAGTTGctgaattgtttatttcatcTGTCAGATTAAAAGGCTTAAATCCTTTTTGTTATTTCGTTTCAACAAGAAGCTTGTGTGCACTTTTGTTTCCTCCTTGCTTGACTACTACAATATGCTTTTAATCAGTGCTCCTACTAGGGTTTTTAATTAGCTTCAGTATGTACAGAACTCTTCATTGCTTTTGTTCTTAGTTTTACTATTGGCTGAAGTGTTCGCCCAAGTGCGGAGTTTGAAAATCAGACCCCTATATAAATGCACAGTTTGCATTTGTATGCAATGTATGCATTATTATTGACTCTATGATTGAGAGACTTCACTTGTTGCAAAACACTGTGTTTTGAACCAGTGAATCACTGATAATACATAATGGctccagccattttgtttcatgaaGCCTCACTGTGCCATTGCTGCTGTGCACGGCTCATCCTGACATCAGCTGTTTCCTCTTGCTCCCTCAGTACTGTAAGTGCCTGGCACTGGGCAGACCGCTGCAGTTCTCTCAGGCAGACATGCCGAAGATCCGGAAGCGCATTTACAAGGAGCTCTGCGACTGCAAGCTCGCAGAGTGACGTAGAAACCTGCCGTTGTCTTGCCCTGGCCCAGAGAAGGCCGCAGTCACTGCAGAGTGCACACCTGATTTCAAAACGAACATACGGAGTGGAAACTGGCCCCTCCCTGCTTGGATAATGTGCTCCCTAACATGAGTTTAGAAAGGTGCGCTGTTCACAAGTCAGAGGAGACTGGTCCCTACAAGCCTTTGTGTTTAAGACTGGGGTTGAAGCAAATGAATGCCATCAGTGTCAGTGTTTCAGGTACTCTTCTGAGTTGCCTCCACTTCTTCTGTTGGTTCACCTATAATCCCTTTGAAAGGGTTTTGTTTAAGAAGACAAATTAAACTGCACTTGCAACTTTTGTTCTGCTCGGTTCTGTGTTGCTTGATTGTAGAAGGCAGATTGTAACTGGAAGAAGGCAAATTTCTTGTTACTGCCTTAAAGCTGGCTTTTCAAAgcataaaaactttttttaacttcGTAATTATTTTACTAATTATCATGTGATTTTAGTCGCCCCCATAGATTTTCACTGAATGATGTACTTGACTGATAAACATTAAACAGTATGTCCATTGTCTTGACATTTGTCTACTGGTAGATGATATGAACATTTACTGGAATTATTGTTGCACTAGTTGTTTGGCGACTGTTTTCACAAGGAGTTAATATTGTTTAAGAAATACATGTCTATTGTTATGTTTGCTTCCATTTACTTTTGGTTCTTCTATTTGTGCGGAAAGCAGTTAGTGTGAAGGCATGTGATgtgattttcatttcataatgggCTACACTAGCAAAAAAGGAGGAACACGTTATTGCATAGTGTGATTAAGCAAATAGTGTGCTTTAATCCAGCACAGATTGATAAAAACGGCTACCGTCAgattcattttgtgaattatCACATGGAGTTCTGGGTTAAATCCTTAAAccaatgtatatgtatataagcaaacatttgaaaatgtatgcataaCTGCAGAAAGccccatatttatttattgctgccAGAACTGTTCAATGTATGGATATGTGTAGTCTATGAGCGAgtactgtacaaaaataattgaaacattgtacattgaaaaatgtttaataaacagTGAAGTCCTATTATGGATGTGGATGCCACAGAATTGTGTATGATTTTGGACCGTGGAAGCATGAGAATTGCAAAAGTTTGCTTTGAAAGCTTATTGTGATTATAGAAATGTCAAAAAGAGTGGTTCCACACAGCATCCTTGCCTGAGTAACTTCAAAAACAATTAACCTGAAGAATAAGGAGAGCTGGAGAACACTGAGCTTTTGCACTGTTTAGCACATTTAATGAACAGGGCAAGACTCAACATCCAAGATGTCTTCCTCAGTCAAAAATATATAGGAGCTACAGCAGGAGACCTGACCCATGATTTGTAGCCACACAGTGACATGCAGCTTTGTAACTGATAATCGTATTAGAATTTTTCTGGTCTGCTTTTCTCTGTTAAAGGGCACTCTTGGTCTGACCAATTTACATTTCTGAGCAGGAACATTTTAGCATGCAGTGTACATTGGTGTTCCTAAAACTGATTTTTTCCATATTCCTTTTCTGAGTGTGAATGGCTGTTAATGCACAGAACATTGGCCACAGTGGTAGAAATCTTTAGGTGACGCTGGTAGCCAGAAGGGTTCTGTCAGAGGACTTCACAAAACATGCAAGCACACCAGGGGTTGTCTGGAAGTGAACTCTTTGAGAAGGGACAAACATACTGTAATTGCTAGAACTCTTTGTTTTCTGCTCATTATCACAAAACATTACTCTGACACAAGAcaaactgcttttatttattgccCATTCTGAAATTTGAATAATAAGGTGTAAATAACAAAGCCATAACCAATGCCAATGTTttaacctgcaaccttcagatAGTATTCACAATTCCTTAATCACTTTACAGCGTAGTTTCATGTACTGTTCAGGAGCAATAAGTGATGTAATGCGTTTATGAGTAAATGCTTTTCCTTGGCTCAGTTTTGACCCTGGGTCTTGAAATGGGTTTCTGTATTATAGGGGCCCAAGCCGCAAGAAACcctattgtttattttaatattgttacTATTCAGTAGACTTTTGAAGACATAGCAAATAAATCCTCAGGAACATAAAAGTTTAAATGTGTTCTAAGAACACAGCAGGTGAATTACTACACTGGTGGACAAAGAGCCTGATAACAGTTTCTGCAATAGACAAAAGATAATGGTACAGTTTGGTAAACGTTTAGATTTAAGACAACCCAGGTGATCTCGCAGTCCTTAACCCTAATAGTGTAATTAAGTTGTaaccagtcctgttcctggagatctaccatcctgttggttttcactccaaccctaacaaagcacacctcatgtAATAGCTAGAGATCTTGCTCAGCTACTagttagtagagtcaggtgtggttgaaataaaaacctaccagatggtagatctccatgAACAGGGTAGGTTACCACAGGTGTAAGTGCTTTAAAAGAAGAACAACTGAGTGGTAAGTCCACATGCATTCACAGTAGAATGCCATCAAATCAGGTAACATTACACCGTATTCCCAACATACAACaagaacaaataaaagtatAGAATTTAACAGGCAAGAGTTTGAGTTCTCTTGGAAGATGAACTTGAGAACTTTAACCTTTAACAgaacataaaatacacacaagacagtcattttaaaaacatggtttattaaaaaaaaaagtgtggttCAATGAACTGAATACTATAGGCTAAGTAATGtggagacaaaacaaaatgtcacatcTCTGAACCTAACATAAGCAAACCCAGCTGGCCTGCTTCTAGATGACCGAAGCTTTCCAAAAATGGTCAGAGGTAAAATTGTAAGGATACATTTATTCCAGACTAAATACAATGGTCAATTCCAATCTAAAAAGACAGTCAAAAATAAACAGTCTATCATCTCACATGCAAGTTCACTCACATCTTGTTAAATTATATATCCTCAACTAAAACTTCTGTCGGACGTCAGGTGTTCTCTGAAGTTGAGTTAATTTTCCATATCCTCCTCGGGCAGGGTCATAATCCTGTCTGTATTCATCCCTCACCtgacaaaggcacacacaccacagaaaagGCCCGTGTGAATAACTATAGATTTCTCTCAGTACCCTCTCGGCCTACCCATAGGTAGGATAGAAATGGAACTATTCATCCATGGCCTCAAGAGAAAGAGCTTTTTGTTCGTTCATATAGCCTATATACCAATTGCATCAATATCAGGTTCTGAAGGGCATATATAAGGAGAAGCAAAGAATAATTTAAGGATTTTTCACGAGGTAAAGCTTTGTTTATGTGAACTTACCTGGCCTCCTGATTTTCCCCGTCCATATTGCCTTCCTTCTTTGAAGCCAGCGTCCCAGTCCGTCCTGATAATTCGGTCATCCAATCTTGTCCCATTAATGAACCTCATAGCATTCTCGGCGTCTGCGCGAGTATAGTACCTTACAACAGCGTCAAGGCATTTCGTGTAGAAAGCAATCAAGACTAATTATGAGGTTACAAAACATGATGTTTAACAGCAGCACAAGCTACAAAACTACATTTCAAAAATCACAAATCAAAACTTTCCCTACACAAAAGACAAACATAATTTAGTACACGAAAAAATACACTTTCACAAACACTGGAAGATGGCGAAACATCAGTTAATTAGTAATGCAAATGTATAAAgcacattaacatttaattaagGATACTCCACAAAGCAGAATCCGCACGCTGTTTTCTTCACTTTGTCCAGACCTATGACGATCCTTTTCACATCTCCACTTTTGGAGAACAGCTCGTATACCTGCTCTTCTGTTGTGTAGAAGGACAAGTTTCCGACGTACAACGTGCCGCTCTGCTTCAGCAGTTTCTCCTGTTCGTATCGATTGCCCTAGTACGAATAGGAAAGTTGGtaaataattgtgattttacCTCGCCAATGATTCTGATTTAACACCCATCGTCAACCCTGTCTATCCAAACCAATGAACACACATGCTTCGTTTTGGACATTCTAGAACGTTCGCTAGGTAGCATTAGCCAAATCAACTAAGTTCCTTACCTTAAAGTGTTGATCTCTGTATTGACTTATATCCacgtaagaatcactaaaaagGGCATTTAGCTGAATAGCCATGATGCGAAATAAGTAAAACTTtaagaaatcaaataaacacaggaccacaatATCAACAAATGAATGGAGCTAGCAAGCATGAGCCATAAAGCCACAATAACCCGCAGTAAGACAACTAC harbors:
- the LOC135256829 gene encoding sentrin-specific protease 5-like; this translates as MRTNSFARLHRNRFWLQARGMLFSKYRSLSHIRRKGILSHVHKTRRTNFRLKKLSRTRVKPQGSAQVAGHLGAEVVKHDITEGQSPGCPLKTDNPEEVHSADMSAAISGCPVVLSEESAVHAPPLELSSIHLSLNVIGQTVDNVHPSCASPEEAGQRTKQTADCRSVKRSLSKKSSRLSRNGRRRGLPLLKWHRRLSRFDFQFCRYGVESSWFGHCRKGRKSRNIPHISNLRDNSQKAKVLPYLSSPNTEPKDLIREGSGNDLKKLGKIERVPEEGGSEPAEGTLAQNQSALSVWSSGLEAVCGPAGGNKHTSMSCDSSGPKTQPQLDKPEGPEISRVDHSHSSGISGLEIDKQTLPASSPPAGDGEDKEAALPPPCLVQGSGPLRDHRYCRTTVGAPNSVTHSKNLRTKEVAGTSSQLLSKQVTNEAIKELIHEYLKHFYGKHGSFIPLSKSDVLKHLNNKLNTDLKDRKSLIYTELTKYQAVLASSPMRCFKVVYNKHMLTLEDLSTLDNQNWVNDQVINMYGELIEEAVNHKVHFFNSFFHRQLVTKGYEGVKRWTKKVDLFTKKLLLIPIHLEIHWSLITVDIATRNVYFYDSQGIVFRHAIENILKYIMAEAKEKEQMVYQKGWKMIINKRIPQQRNDNDCGVFVLEYCKCLALGRPLQFSQADMPKIRKRIYKELCDCKLAE
- the ncbp2 gene encoding nuclear cap-binding protein subunit 2, which gives rise to MAIQLNALFSDSYVDISQYRDQHFKGNRYEQEKLLKQSGTLYVGNLSFYTTEEQVYELFSKSGDVKRIVIGLDKVKKTACGFCFVEYYTRADAENAMRFINGTRLDDRIIRTDWDAGFKEGRQYGRGKSGGQVRDEYRQDYDPARGGYGKLTQLQRTPDVRQKF